Sequence from the Burkholderia sp. GAS332 genome:
AATCATGGCTGCGATGCGTGCGGTATGCCGAAGGTCCTGATGCGTGACGAGCCAGATTTCGTAGACTGCCCCACGTGCAGGTTCCGGCCATAGCTGCACGAGGCCGTCGAGTTCAGCCAGATGCATCGGAAGCTCACCGATGCCGAGGCCGGCCTTGACCGCGGTACGCAGCATGAGGCTGGAATTGAAGGTCGAAACGATGCGCCCCGCGTGTACTGGTTCGCCAGCCAGAGTGGGTGATGTGGGTGATCGACTACCGGTCCAGTTTCCCTGATAGACGACAAGATCGTGACCCGCAAATGCGGAGCCAGGGGCGGGCTTGCCGTGCTGCTCGAGATAGGCCTTCGATGCAAAGAGCGCCATGGGCCAGCGAGCCAGGCGCCGCGCGATCAGATCGGGATTGTCCGGCCTGACTGAGCGGACCGCGATATCCGCTTCACGCTTTGCCAGATTGAGCATGCGCGTCGACGTGTCCAGCAGGACGCGCACTTCGGGATGCGCAGCATGCAGGCGTTCGATGGCGGGAAACAGGAATTCGAGCGCGATCGAGTCGGTGCTGGTGACTCTTACGTCGCCCGCCAGCCGTGTATCCGTGCCTTGAGTTTGTCTGACGAGTTCGTGTGCGGAGTGTTCCATTTTCTCCGCTGATCTCAGCGCGGTTTCGCCTGCGGCGGTCAACGCGTAACCCTCAGAGGTGCGCAGGAAGAGGGTTGCACGCAGGGCGTGCTCGAGTGCCGCAATCCGTCTGCCGACCGTCGCCTGATCGAGGTTGAGTGTCCTCGCCGCTCCACGGAGTGTTTTTTCGCGCTCCACCGCGAGAAACACGCGCGCGTCATCCCAGTTCATCGTTCTGTCCCCCTTGATGCAATTTTGCATCAGACCACGTGAATAATGCCGCGCGAATTCATCAATGTCGACTCCTATACTGAGCGCAAGAGTTCCTCGTTCAGTGATCCGACCGGATCAATCGAGCCTCATCTATCGAAGGAGTGGTATCCATGTCTGCTTCAACTTATCGCGTGCCGTCGTCCATGATGGCCATTGAGATCAAACAGCCCGGCGGTCCTGAGGTTCTGGTGCCGACTACGCGCCCTGTGCCGATGCCGATCGCCGATCAGGTTCTGATCCGCATCCACGCGGCTGCCGTGAACGGTCCGGACGTTTTCCAGCGCAAAGGGCTGTATGATCCGCCCCCCGGCGCTTCGGACATTCCTGGGCTGGAAGTGGCGGGTCAAGTGGTTGCCGTTGGCGCCGACGTGTCCCAATTCCGGATCGGCGAACTGGTGTGTGCGTTGATTCCCGGCGGTGGCTACGCAGAATATGCCGTCGCGCACGCCTGCAACACGATGCATATCCCCAAAGGCCTGACGTTGGTGGAGGCGGGGGCCATGCCCGAAACGTTTATGACGGTATGGCTGAACCTGTTCCAGCGCGGCAAGCTGGTTGCCGGCGAATCGGTGTTGATCCATGGCGGCGCGTCAGGTATCGGGACCACGGCGACCATGCTGGCGAAGGCATTCGGCGCTGCGAAAATCATCACGACAGTGGGCTCGCAGGCGCATCGGGAGGCCAGCCTGGCGCTAGGCGCGGACCTCGCGATCGATTATCGCGAGAAAGATTTCGTCGCCGAAACGAAGCGGTTTACCGATGAAAGAGGCGTCGACGTGATCCTCGACATCATTGCCGGCGACTACGTGGCGAGAAACTATGAAGCCGCCGCCATGGACGGACGGATCCTCCAGGTGGGCGTGATCAAGGGGCCGGCGAAGGATCTTAACCTCGTGCCGATGTTGACGAAACGTCTGACGCATATGGGCTCGACATTGCGATCGCGCACATCCGCGGACAAGGCGACCATCGTCAATGAACTCGAGAAGCATGTCTGGCCGCACATCGAGAGCGGCAAGATCAAGCCGGTTGTCTACAAGACCTTTGAGCTGGCCGACGCTCGTGGCGCTCACGAGCTGATTGATTCCGGCACACACTTTGGAAAGATTGTCCTTACGACAGGTGCCGATCTCATTGGCTAAAGCCTGGCTTGCAGCCAACGCGGAGGGTGCAAGCCTCTTGCCGGTTTCGTGATGAACCTCAAGAGATTGCGCCGGCAGCACAGCTACTTGACCGGCTGGTTATTGCTGAAGAAATCAACCAGGCTCTGAGGCGCGTTGGAGCCGAGACACACGTTGAGGATTCTTTCCGACTCCGCAGCTTCGGATGCGCTGCGGGGAAAGAGGTCCTTTTCATACGCGATCAGCGCGGCCTCAACGTCACCGGGGTGGGCGGCGATGGCCTTGCCAAGTTCGGCGCCGTCGAACATGGCGAGATTGGCCCCTTCGCCAGACGGGGTCATCAGGTGCGCCGCATCGCCGAGCAGGGTCACCCCGGGCACGCGAGCCCATCGGTGTTCGACGGGGAGCGCATGAATCGGACGAGGCACAGGGTCAGTCTCACCGTCGGTGATGAGTGCCGTCAACTCCGGAGCCCAGCCGTCGAATTCCTCGGCGACACGGGTCAACGCAGTCACAGGATCGGAGAAGTCGATGCTGTCAATCCAGTCCTTTGGCTTGTTCAACTCCACGTACGTGTGGAGCACGCCATTGGGCTCGCGGTGCGCGGCGATGCCTTTTCCCGGCGCCAGCGCAAACAGCGCGCCATCGCCAACGGCTGCCGCGCTCGCCTTGTGACGGGTGTCGCTGTCAAACAGGTATGTCTCGATGAATGACGTGCCGACATACGCCGGCTTCGCCTCGGAAAGAAGTGGACGAACTCTCGACCAGGCACCGTCGGCCCCAACGAGGAGATCGGCAGTCACGGCTGCGCCGTTAGCAAAGGTCAACACGTGCCGCCCGCCGCCGCGCGCAGACACCTCTGTGACTTTGTGTCCCCAGCGGATCGTGCCGACAGGCAGTGAGTCAAGCAGAATCCGGCGAAGCGCTCCTCGGGGTACCTCAGGTCGACCGCCTGTGCCATCGTCGGGATCTTCAAACAGGACATGGCCATCCTTGTCGAGTACCCGCGTTGCCTGACCGCCAGCATGAATGATCTCGAGGAATTGATCGAAGAGTCCCGCTGCCTTGAGCGCGAGCTGCCCGTTGTTTTCGTGGATATCCAGCATGCCCCCCTGCGCTCGCGCGTTTGCCGAGGCTTCCGCTTCGTAGACCGTCGCGGCGATGCCATGGACGTGAAGCACCCGGGCAAGCGTCAATCCACCGAGCCCCGCACCGACGATCGCAACTGAAGTATTCATCCTGTTTCCCTGGTGATCGGAGGTCGCCCTGAACCTATACTGCGGACAGACGTATGGAACGTCATTCCATAGTAATATTGGAACAACATTCCATAAGTGTCAAGATGAGGCATGGCAAAGAAAGCACGTAGCGCTCAACGTCGGGAGGAGTCGCTCTCGCCCGATCAAATCATTGAGGCATCGATCGAGCTCCTCGATTGCGGTGGAGAGAGGGGGCTGACGTTCCGCGCCCTGTCCGAGCGGCTCGCCACCGGTCCTGGTGCTATTTACTGGCACATCTCCAGCAAGAGCGATCTGCTGACCGCCGCGTGCGACGCCATCGTCGCGCGCACGATGAACGCGCCCGTGGACGGTTCGACGCCGAAAGCAACCATTCGCGCGCTCGCGCTGGCCATGTTCGACGCGATCGACGAGCATCCGTGGGTTGGCTCAGCGCTGACACGTGCCCCCGGGCAGTTGCCGACAGTACGTGTTCTCGAACGCCTCGGCCAGCAGCTGCGCGCGCTGGGTGTGCCGGCCGAAGAAGAGTGGGCGACGGTGTCCGCATTGCTGAGCTACATCCTTGGCGTCGGTGGACAGAATGCGGCGAACACGCATTTCGCTCGGGAGCAAGGCCTCGATAGATCCAACTTTCTAGACGAGGTGTCGACTGTGTGGTCTCAGCTCGATCCGCAGGAGTACCCGTTCACCCGCAGCGTCGCCAGACAGTTGCGCGTTCACGACGACCGTGTCGATTTTCTCGCCGGAATCGATCTCATGCTTCGCGGGATCGAGTCAGCGGGCGGTCGCTGATCTGATCGGCGTGGAAATCCCGGTGTGCTAAGGGATCAGCTGCCGGGCGGCTTGGCCGGGACCCTCTGCCATCCGCCGGAACAGGCCCTGACATACGGGTAGTAACCCTCCGGCTTCACGCAGTAGTAATAGTAGGCCGCTGGCGGCACGGGGCCCCCGCCCATGTCCGGCTGCCCATCCTGCTCCTGCCCCTGCCCCTGCTCCAGGTACGGAGTCGGTGACGAGGACACACCGACCGCCATCGGCCCGTAAGGGTAGTAGTTGGGGTAGAGGTAGGGGTAGTAGTAGGGGAACGGATAGGCGTAGTACGGGTACGGATAGGCATAGACAAATCCCGGGCCGAAATAGAAACCAATGGACCCGCCGCAGCAATAACCACCGTGGTAGTAGTAGCCGTGGTAGTAATAGCCGTGGTAGTAGCTGCCGTTGTAGTAGCCACCGCCATGATAGGAGCCGCCATTTCCCCAACTGGTGCCACCGCCACTGCCGTGATAGTAGCCGCCGCCCCAACCACCGCCATGATAGTCGCCACCACCACCGCCGCCACCACCACCCCAACCGCCGCTATGATAGTAGCCGCCGCCCCAGCCCCCTCTGCCGGCCATCGCTGCGCCGCTGGCGCCCACGGCCGCCAACACCAGCAATAGCTGGCACACTCTACGCCCATTCATGATGGCCACCTCGACAGTCAGCGCCGATTCAGATTTGACCCATCGAGCCGAATCCCGCCCCGGGAAAAGCTGCCCTGAATGAGGACCGGCTACTTATAAGTGTATGAATTTCGGGGACACTTTTCCTACTTCGTGTTATGGGGCGCGACCGTCGGCCGGATCGAGCTCAAGAACGACGCGCCGGGGAGATGTTCGCGTGAATACGGTGCGACAACGTGAGAGCAGCCGCTGGCTAAACTACGGTTCCAGGCAGTGGTGTGACAGACGCTGAATGACCTAAGCCGCACAACGCGGCGACCCTGAAGATCCTCTGGCCACGAAAGGAAAGGAGAACCTCATGCCGAGCCTTGAGCGAGTGCGACCGGCTACGCTTATCGACTCTGTCTGGCGCATGGTGCTTCGCCTCGGATTCCGGCTCGCTCGCGCCTGGTGGACCCTTCGGCGGCCTCGCCACGAGGGCGCGCTAGTAGCAATCTACGTCGGGCGGGCGCTGTTGCTTGTGAAGTCATCGTACCGGGCCGAGTGGAATTTCCCCGGTGGAAGTGTCCGGCCCGGTGAGGCGCCTGATGCAGCGGCGCGGCGCGAGATGGAGGAGGAGATTGGTCTGTCATCCTATACATTACTGCCCGCGGGAAGCGCCTGCGGCATTTGGGACGGGCGACGAGACCGGGTGCATTTCTTTGAATTGCACCTCGATTGCATGCCCGAGCTGCGGCTGGATAATCGAGAGATTGTCGCCGTGCATCTGGCATCGCCGGAGGAATTGCCCGGCTTCGCGCTGACAGAGGCGGCCGCTGCGTATCTCGGCAGAGATCTCTGCAGTTAGTTGGCCCTGTTCCTTTTGCGTGTCCGTTCACGAAAATTGTGAATAGCCCTTTCGGGTCGGATAGAGCGAGCGGCTGATCTGTAGTGCGCCCCTATGCGCTATCGCGCCAGATCGGTGACAATTTACAGATCGGTCACGCCTCATCCGGCACCCCAGGAAGGAAGCAGGGATCCACTCACTGGAAAGGCAAGGCATGCCGCAGCAAATGCATCCACGTATTACTCTCCGGCGCGCGATTGTGGCGTATATCGTCGCGATCCTCGCTGGCAGTCTGACCGTCGCTGCGATTTTCCTCGTGAACTGGTTGCGTGCGAACGGCTATAACCCGTCACGCGATCATCATCTCTTTGCAACCACATTCCTGTTCCCGTTGTTGATCGCAGGCATCATCTCGCTTGTGGGGTTAGCACCGATACTGCTGCCCATCTATGTGTTTTGTATCATGGCTATTCAGAAATGGGCGATACGGAGTCGGGCGGCCTTCATAGGTATTGGCACCGTCTTGTCTTTCGTGGCGTGGTCAGCAGTGTCCGCATACCACTGCTTGAGATCGCCTTGTTCTCCCATCACGCTAGCGTCCATCGCCCACATCCCGCTCGAGTCCGTGATCGGAATAGTCGTCATCGGCGCAGCAAGCGGTGTGGCATGCCGGAGCGTGCTGATTCATTGATCTGCTGGATCCCTCCGCAAGTCGTCTCTCGACGATAGATGAGTCAGCGCGCCCGGCGGCCCATGCGAGTGAGTGCGCCTACTCCCATCCCTGATAGCCGGCTGGCTGCGCCGGATTGCCGTAACCGGCGGGGTACGGCCGGCGCAGTTCAGGCGGCGTGTACATCTCGTTATAGGCCGGATAGGCAGGCGGGCGGCCCATTATGATGACCTGCTGTGCCGCCGCTTGAGTGGGCGGCCGAGGTACATAGGCGGACTGCGCGTAAGCCGGTTGGTACCGCGCGGGCGGATACGGAGCGGGCGCGTACCGGTTAGCCTGAACGGTTCGAGGCGGCGGCGCGTATCCCCGCCCGGCGTACCCACCTGACTCCTGAGACTCGGTTGACATCGGGTTATAGGCCGGCGCCGCCGCGTATTGCTGGGGCTGCTGATTCTGATATTGCCGGGGTTGCCGGTTCTGCGCTGCTTGAGTCGGCGGAGCCGCTTGAGTTCCTTGCTCCACGGCGTACTGCGGTTCCTCATCGGCTTGCCGATATTGCGGCACCGCCCGCTGAGCGTTCTGGACATCGCGCCTCTGCGTCACTTGCGCGTCGTCATCATTGTCCGATTTTGCTTCCGGCAATGCCGTCACGGCTTGCGTCGGAATCAGTATCGGCGGCTCGGACTCGGTGGCAAACAGCTTCGGCGGCGTAGTCCGCGTAGCAACCTGCTTCAGAGGCAGAGGTCGCACTTCAGCCCGCTTAGGCGACGTAACCTGCACGGAAGCCTGCTTCAACGACGCGACCGGCTCAGGGGTCCGCCTCGGCGGCACAGACGCGACTTGCGCGGGACTGTGCTTCAGCGGCACAGGCTCGGCGTGCGCGACGACTTGCCTGGACGGCGCGGCTCGCGCAGCAGCATCCCGCTTCGGCGATGTGACCGGCGCGGATACTTGCCTCAGCGGTGCGGCGGCTTGCGCTACGACCCGCCTTGGGGGGGCAACCCGTTCGGCAACCGGCTTCGGCGATGCGGGCATGGCCGGCGCAGCAAGCTGCGCTTGCCGATGCTTCACCTCGTCACCCAAGGTCGCATAGGATTTCGAGTCTTCCCTGGCGCGCGCGTTATAGCCGATGAAATACGCATAGCGCAGATCTGCCAGGCGCGCCTGAATGTCGGCTTCGGCGGAGACGCGTTTTTCGCCGGGATCGAGAGATGCGTCGACGGTCGAGTCTTCGAAGGCCGAGGTGTCAGCATCAGCGGCACGGGCGGATTCGGGATGCAACGCGCCCACAGAAGACATAAGCGCAGCGGCTACCGCGACGAGCACTTTTTTTTCCATATTTTCACCTCGGAATTCCGTGCGACAGACCGCGTGGGATTCTTCAATCTCCGGACCGGACTTCCAGTCGCGCTTCCGGGATATCGACGCTTTTTAGCACGACCTTAAGGGCCGAGGATAGTGTTTCCGGGTATAACCTGGGCGAAAGACTCTATGCCGAACAACCATGGCAATACCGACGTTGTCGGTCCGGAAAATCTTGCCTGCTCCGGTGGCCATAGCACGCATCAGTTCGCGCCGCCATCGGTGGAAAAGTTCGGCCTCTAGAACGCCCGCAAGGCGTTCGCCAAAGCGTCGAAAATCTCCTACCCCGTGACAATGCTCGCAGCAGGCAAGCTGTTCATGCTCGAAACCGACGAGCATGTCATCGTCGACAGCGGCGGTGAAAAGTGTATTTCCGCCGGCAACATCTGGCGTGTGAATCGACTCGATCGCGGGCACGATCCGGTCATGGTCCCGGCCGACAGCATTCGGCAGAGCTCGGCCATGAAGGGACATTCGCCCGCACCGTCGCCCGGACGTTCAGACGTCAGCTGCACCCGCCAAACGGACATTGACCTCCGGATGTTGGGCGTTGCTTTAACGGCCATACCCGCCGGTCATGTCCTCGCGACACAAGGCATTCCGCGATGACTGCTGCCGAGCAAATACAACAGCAGAAACTAATATGGAGTGTTTGGCACCCACTCTGGAAGAGGCCGCACACAAGACGCGCAACATCGCAGTCTCCAGATAAGTTATGTCCGGACACCGTGCGGAGGAACAGAGGGACGATAATGTAACTGGTCGGAACACGCCATGCAAAGTGCATCGGCGCAAGTTTACGGAACGGACGCTGACTTTTTCGCTAAAACAGCTTCGTATTCCTTGTCTTTGCCTTGTGTGAGAAAACAGACAGACTCACGGACAGCGAGCGAAAATAATTGTGTTGAATATACGGTCGAGAGAGGCGCCAACATCATCCGCCGGTGACTAGGAATAGCGATTTTTCGCCTCTTGACTCAGTCGGCTAACGGGCGGCAACGCGATAGCATGCAAGTCAAACCGACCGCGGATCAAACCTCTCCTTAAGCTGCGGTGCCGCGCGCAATGATTCAAAATGCTTTTTTGCGCACGCGTTGTATCGGTCTGAAGCGGTGACTTAACAGGGGCGCTCACGAGCAAGGATTGCTGGTAAGTCAACGAATCACCCTACGTCAATGAAATGATGAATAATTTTTTGGTGATAGCGACGATTTCTGCACTGGTGCTTGCGGGCTGCGACGACAACCGATCGCACAACAGCACGGGATCGTCATCGTCCGGCGTGCCACTTCAGGATCAGGCACAGGAACGTAAAACAGCACTGCTCCACGACGCATCAGGCGTATGGAATCCTTCCGGGGAAGAAGGACTTCTGACGATCAACTACGCAGACAGCCGGTTGCAAATGATACTGGGAGACTCTTTCATCCCAGTAACATTAGGAGATACGGATCCAGACAACGAGACCATCAATCTTCACGTCACGCAGGACGGCAAGCCTGCTATCTGGACGCTACGCAAGACCTGGAACGCCGATCACAGTGCCTATTCATTTTCGCTGACCTTAGCAGACGGCTCTAGTGAGTCTCTTTCCTTTGTCCGTAGAGTTACCACGGACGATTTAAATAGAATCGCGCAACTGGCTCCTCCTGAAGCCCCCGCGTCTGGCCAATCGCGCTTGCTGACGGCAGCGTCACCTCCGTCGATTGCACCAGCCGTGACCCCTGCCTCCACGTCCGCGGACAGCAGCGCGCAGCCATCAAGCGCAGACATGTACCTAGGATCGGTCGATATGTTCATGCGCTCATGTCCGGGCACAACCTGTTCTGCAGTAATCGTCGTGCCGAAACTGTCAAAAGTAACAGTCAATATCGGATCTGTTCGCAACGTCACTGAGTCGTCGGGCGCACAGACACCGTGGGCGATGGTGAGTTATACCGGGCCTTATTGTGACGCTGCTTCGCTCGACCAAACCACTGGCTGTGATCCCGACAAAGAAACCTCTGTGCCAATTTCTGGCTGGATGAATTACACGCGTCTGTCTCAGGTTCCAGTACAGCAATAGTTACCCCCTCGACGGATCGATCAAATCCAAAGCGAGGCCCGACCTGGCGGCAAGACCCAAGGGTGCGCGGCCGCTGTGCACTGGCAGGCAGCCGTGAGTCCGCTGTTCTTGCGACTCTTGCAGAAAGCCGCTTGTCGGTAAGCGTTGCATGGTGGCCGTCTTGCTTTGGCATTGGGTCATCAGATACGAGGATCGACCGCATGCGATTGGAACCGCCTTAAGTCACGAGTGCCCTAATTCGCGCGGCCACCGCTGATATTCCCATCGATTTCGCGTCGCCAAGTCAAAATTCGCTGCCGCGACGGCACTCCCAGTAGACGGGATCGCTTTCAGCACTCCAATTCGCGAAATACGATCAGTTGACAGCTAGGGCATTTAATTGAATATATCCGGAAACAACGTGCCCGCGCGATACGTATTGGACATGGCACATGTGCGGTGGACTGCCACCGGGGACCGGATTTACCACTTGACCTTGATAGACCCATTGGTCAAAGGTGCCAGCTCCTTGCATGTTCTGAGGATGCAGGGGGCCAGTCGTCACATGCAATTGCTGTCCGGCTGCACATGCCTGGGCTATTGCATCCTCTCTTGCCTGCAGATTTGCGTGAAATTGCTGCGCTTCCCTACGACCCTCTTCCTCCCTCGCTTTTTCCGCTTGCTCTTTCTGCTGATTAACCGCAGCGGCATTCGGCGTATGACGTGCAGTCACTTCAGCGTCACCCTTCGGACCTTGCAGAATCCAACCATTCTCGGTGTTCTGGAAGATCCACTCCTGGGCTGCGTCGAATGAATCCCCGGGTTCGAAATGACCTAACTTGAGCGCTAAAGCGACCTCGGCAAGAGCGTCTCCAAAATCTTGGTTGGGGGTCTTCTTACCGACATTGTCGGGATCAGACGAAACCTTCATGTTCAGCTTGTACGTCACTACGACTACATATCGGTTCGCATCGAGAGCATAGCCGTTCGCATACCTGAAATTTGTCGCTGTGAACTCGGCGTTATCGGGAAGGGCGTGACGAATTTGAGTCAATGCTGCTTCGTGCGATGGCCGATCCGCAGCGAGGGCAGATTGACCATACCCGTACGACACAAGGGCAGCGATTACAAATACCTTCCTGAAAATCGAACAGACGTTTTTTCTTTTCAATTTTCACCTCTGAGAAAATCGACTGAGGAATGCCCACTGGACCTAAAGGTGACGCTAAGGCTTCTGCTGGAAACACGGATGCGGGGGCACTAGCAACCTCAACGGCAAGGAGACATCAAAAATGATCGCGAGTTTGTGGTTTTCCCCACATTCAAGAAAGAGAAGCATTCGAAATAGACCGTCGCCGGTTGTCTTGACGCGCGGGGGTATTGGCTGCTAGCGAACGGAATCGATGTGTGAGCCAATGGGCAACACGGGAGCAATGTTCCAGGGTAATAGTTCGTCGATCCGGCTGACCGGCAGAGCGCTCGATGACGAAATGCAGATTAGCTTCGGGATCAATGCCATCAGACGGGCAGAGTCGATCAGACTTTCGAGTTCGGCCTGGACATCAAGTTGCCAGACATTGCTACACAAAAATGTCCGTTGCAACTTGGAAGCGGTCATTGGGATTGCTCGGGATCGAATGGCGAGAGAGGGTCGCATTGGGCCGGTCGAGATGGAGCTGACATACCGGGTTTAATACCAAGACATCGCCGACAGCTTCCGAGGAACGTAGTAGCCACTTCCGAGCCGTCACCACCGTGTGGGGCGTCGGATGAACAGGCCGCTCATGCCATGACAAAACCGAGCGCACTGTGCCGCTCAGTCGGTCGAAGCGCCAAAGCAGCGGCTGCACGAACGCACCTTGCCCAGTCGCAGGCGCCCGGCACTTACTGTCGCCTTACCACCGCAGTCGCACCGGCAAACCCACAAACCATCGCCAGCGTACCGATCAGTCGTCAACTGGCCGAACACTTCACCGCCCCGCAGCGCAGGTGAACCCGCTCGGGACCGCCACACACGACGCTGCTCACGGCAGCCGCAATCCCCCGTTCGACCGCCCTCTACTGCCTCCAGTTGGGCAGTCACGTGGCCGCCGCACCGGCACCTCCAGAGCAACACGTCTCGGTGTTGCCGAGCAAAACAATGCACGACTGGGACAGCGTCAAGTACGCCTCGATATTGGCGTCCGAGAGCATCTCGCTCACACTGAAGGCGTCCGGGTTCTTCGGGTTCGCCGTAAGCGGCAGGCTCGACAGGTCGATGAACGGGCGCGACTCAAAGGTAGCGCCGTATATCCTGATTGGAATCCCTTCATTACTCGGGTTGACGGCGACTTCAGGGAAGGAGCGACAATCCGCATTGTGCTAGGCACTGGGTCAGATGCGACGGTGGCCACGCCCGTGCAGCAAGCGCTGCTGAAGCTGCAGAAAGACGGTGTCTACGACATGTTGCCCAAAAGATGGGGGGCTTTCTCCGAAAGACCGCAAACCGCTGTTTCCAATCAACGGTGCGCAATTGTAGTTACATGCTGCTTTTGCAACATATTGCCGACAGCCGGGCAAGGAATGAGTGCATTTCCGAAGGTCCTTGATCATCTTCACGACGATGCGGTCCGAATTCAAATAACGGAACGCAATGACGCTCCGAGTAAATCACGACCGCGAACCGAGATCTGCAGATCTAATGAAAA
This genomic interval carries:
- a CDS encoding transcriptional regulator, LysR family, coding for MNWDDARVFLAVEREKTLRGAARTLNLDQATVGRRIAALEHALRATLFLRTSEGYALTAAGETALRSAEKMEHSAHELVRQTQGTDTRLAGDVRVTSTDSIALEFLFPAIERLHAAHPEVRVLLDTSTRMLNLAKREADIAVRSVRPDNPDLIARRLARWPMALFASKAYLEQHGKPAPGSAFAGHDLVVYQGNWTGSRSPTSPTLAGEPVHAGRIVSTFNSSLMLRTAVKAGLGIGELPMHLAELDGLVQLWPEPARGAVYEIWLVTHQDLRHTARIAAMIEGIVSAFEDHANHTK
- a CDS encoding NUDIX domain-containing protein gives rise to the protein MPSLERVRPATLIDSVWRMVLRLGFRLARAWWTLRRPRHEGALVAIYVGRALLLVKSSYRAEWNFPGGSVRPGEAPDAAARREMEEEIGLSSYTLLPAGSACGIWDGRRDRVHFFELHLDCMPELRLDNREIVAVHLASPEELPGFALTEAAAAYLGRDLCS
- a CDS encoding NADPH2:quinone reductase gives rise to the protein MSASTYRVPSSMMAIEIKQPGGPEVLVPTTRPVPMPIADQVLIRIHAAAVNGPDVFQRKGLYDPPPGASDIPGLEVAGQVVAVGADVSQFRIGELVCALIPGGGYAEYAVAHACNTMHIPKGLTLVEAGAMPETFMTVWLNLFQRGKLVAGESVLIHGGASGIGTTATMLAKAFGAAKIITTVGSQAHREASLALGADLAIDYREKDFVAETKRFTDERGVDVILDIIAGDYVARNYEAAAMDGRILQVGVIKGPAKDLNLVPMLTKRLTHMGSTLRSRTSADKATIVNELEKHVWPHIESGKIKPVVYKTFELADARGAHELIDSGTHFGKIVLTTGADLIG
- a CDS encoding transcriptional regulator, TetR family, with amino-acid sequence MAKKARSAQRREESLSPDQIIEASIELLDCGGERGLTFRALSERLATGPGAIYWHISSKSDLLTAACDAIVARTMNAPVDGSTPKATIRALALAMFDAIDEHPWVGSALTRAPGQLPTVRVLERLGQQLRALGVPAEEEWATVSALLSYILGVGGQNAANTHFAREQGLDRSNFLDEVSTVWSQLDPQEYPFTRSVARQLRVHDDRVDFLAGIDLMLRGIESAGGR
- a CDS encoding 2-polyprenyl-6-methoxyphenol hydroxylase, with the protein product MNTSVAIVGAGLGGLTLARVLHVHGIAATVYEAEASANARAQGGMLDIHENNGQLALKAAGLFDQFLEIIHAGGQATRVLDKDGHVLFEDPDDGTGGRPEVPRGALRRILLDSLPVGTIRWGHKVTEVSARGGGRHVLTFANGAAVTADLLVGADGAWSRVRPLLSEAKPAYVGTSFIETYLFDSDTRHKASAAAVGDGALFALAPGKGIAAHREPNGVLHTYVELNKPKDWIDSIDFSDPVTALTRVAEEFDGWAPELTALITDGETDPVPRPIHALPVEHRWARVPGVTLLGDAAHLMTPSGEGANLAMFDGAELGKAIAAHPGDVEAALIAYEKDLFPRSASEAAESERILNVCLGSNAPQSLVDFFSNNQPVK